In Halopelagius longus, the following proteins share a genomic window:
- the coaBC gene encoding bifunctional phosphopantothenoylcysteine decarboxylase/phosphopantothenate--cysteine ligase CoaBC gives MLEGVNVALGVSGSIAAVKVVELAHELRRRGASVRGVMTESAQGIIHPWAVEFATDDDVVTELTGRVEHVELCGREGWADVLLLAPATANTVGKIAAAVDDTPVTTCATTALGAGVPVVVAPAMHEPMYDHPGVLQAIGRVESWGVEFVDPRIEEGKAKIAAEEAIVTGVARATTEPTLDGKDVVVTSGATAEPIDPVRVLTNRASGRTGRAVARACAIRGADVTLVHDGGDVHYADAVSVETSADMLDAVLDAAEDADALVSAAAISDYTVEASEQKLRSGEPRTLDLEPTPKLIDAVREERPEMPIAGFKAETSGDDESMVEAARETAERAGLSFVVANDASVMGKEETRTLFVRSDSTSEFAGSKDELGARVAEELAGELA, from the coding sequence ATGCTCGAAGGCGTCAACGTCGCGTTGGGGGTGTCGGGAAGCATCGCCGCCGTGAAGGTGGTCGAACTGGCCCACGAACTGCGGCGGCGCGGGGCGTCCGTCCGGGGCGTGATGACCGAGAGCGCGCAGGGGATAATCCACCCGTGGGCCGTCGAGTTCGCCACCGACGACGACGTTGTCACCGAACTCACCGGCCGCGTCGAACACGTCGAACTCTGCGGGCGCGAGGGGTGGGCGGACGTCCTCTTGTTAGCCCCGGCGACGGCGAACACCGTCGGCAAGATAGCCGCGGCGGTGGACGACACGCCGGTGACCACCTGCGCGACGACGGCACTCGGCGCGGGCGTCCCCGTCGTCGTCGCCCCCGCGATGCACGAACCGATGTACGACCACCCCGGCGTCCTGCAGGCCATCGGCCGCGTCGAGTCGTGGGGCGTCGAGTTCGTCGACCCGAGAATCGAGGAGGGGAAGGCGAAGATAGCCGCCGAGGAGGCCATCGTCACCGGCGTCGCCCGCGCGACGACGGAGCCGACCCTCGACGGGAAAGACGTCGTCGTCACCTCCGGCGCGACGGCCGAACCCATCGACCCAGTGCGAGTCCTGACGAACCGCGCCTCGGGGCGGACCGGACGCGCCGTCGCGCGCGCCTGCGCGATTCGCGGCGCGGACGTGACTCTCGTCCACGACGGCGGCGACGTCCACTACGCCGACGCCGTCTCCGTCGAGACGAGCGCCGATATGTTAGATGCGGTTCTGGACGCCGCCGAGGACGCAGACGCCCTCGTCTCCGCGGCGGCCATCTCCGACTACACCGTCGAGGCGTCGGAGCAGAAACTCCGCTCCGGCGAACCCCGGACGCTGGACCTGGAACCGACGCCGAAACTCATCGACGCGGTGCGGGAGGAACGCCCCGAGATGCCCATCGCCGGCTTCAAGGCCGAAACGTCGGGCGACGACGAGTCGATGGTCGAGGCGGCGCGCGAGACGGCGGAGCGTGCGGGCCTTTCGTTCGTCGTCGCCAACGACGCCAGCGTGATGGGGAAAGAAGAGACGCGGACGCTGTTCGTCCGGTCTGACTCGACGAGCGAGTTCGCGGGCTCGAAGGACGAACTCGGCGCTCGCGTCGCCGAGGAGTTGGCCGGTGAACTGGCCTAG
- a CDS encoding Na(+)/H(+) antiporter subunit D: protein MLVESASASPSVSWPVLRMLPPAFVVLAVALLMPVLSRRLGHGLGVVATGSVAVWSYVVPAGTYLPVTFLGFDAVLFNVDAFSRLMGIIFGLIACAAVLYSYSSAASNTQTAYALGYVGTSLGAVFAGDWLTMIFFWELMAVTSTLLVWDYGGEAVRAGFRYAIYHALGGSLFMAAIVWQYVEVGSFLFSAAEGIVPGIPAALAAVGIGVNVGFVGLHTWLPDTYPRPHVAASVFLSVYTTKTGVYGMARAFPDGHLLIAYMGAAMAMVGVIYALLQNDMRRLLAYHIQSQVGYMVAGVGIGTALATAGAFAHVFNHILYKALLFMTAGVVVARVDEENLKYLGGLRSALPLTALAFTIAALSISGFPGFNGFVSKGMITAAAHDEHLDGVYYILLAAGVGTFMSFIKFGYYAFFRGTERNWTTVERAANGQVVAMLGVAGLCVLFGLYPDALFTILPGDAHDAHPFTPGHIGEGLVLALLGVVGFALLKKPLSKIGGAVPDVDSLLNPAAFYGTRTLVRGVTDLFAAVDRVVAGGSYAVAGAVSNPYPVLRRTASAFSRDGADDIGPGSLRATIATSILLVVLVLAAALVGLLG from the coding sequence ATGCTGGTCGAATCCGCATCGGCGTCCCCGTCCGTGTCCTGGCCCGTGTTGAGGATGCTTCCGCCGGCGTTCGTCGTGCTCGCGGTTGCGCTCCTGATGCCGGTGCTCTCGCGGCGACTCGGCCACGGACTCGGCGTCGTCGCCACCGGCAGCGTCGCCGTCTGGTCGTACGTCGTCCCGGCGGGGACGTACCTGCCGGTGACGTTCCTCGGCTTCGACGCCGTGCTGTTCAACGTGGACGCGTTCTCCCGGCTGATGGGCATCATCTTCGGCCTCATCGCCTGCGCCGCCGTCCTCTACTCGTACTCCTCTGCGGCGAGTAACACCCAGACCGCGTACGCCCTCGGCTACGTCGGCACGAGTCTCGGAGCCGTCTTCGCGGGCGACTGGCTGACGATGATATTCTTCTGGGAACTGATGGCCGTCACCAGCACCCTGTTGGTGTGGGACTACGGCGGCGAAGCGGTCCGCGCGGGCTTCCGCTACGCCATCTACCACGCCCTCGGCGGCAGCCTGTTCATGGCCGCCATCGTCTGGCAGTACGTCGAAGTCGGGTCGTTCCTCTTCTCGGCGGCGGAGGGCATCGTCCCCGGCATCCCCGCGGCACTCGCGGCGGTCGGTATCGGCGTCAACGTCGGCTTCGTCGGCCTGCACACGTGGCTCCCCGACACCTACCCGCGACCGCACGTCGCCGCCAGCGTCTTCCTCTCCGTCTACACGACGAAGACGGGCGTCTACGGGATGGCGCGGGCGTTCCCCGACGGCCACCTGCTCATCGCCTACATGGGCGCGGCGATGGCGATGGTCGGCGTCATCTACGCCCTGCTTCAGAACGACATGCGGCGACTCCTCGCGTACCACATCCAATCGCAGGTGGGGTACATGGTCGCCGGCGTCGGCATCGGCACCGCACTCGCCACCGCCGGCGCGTTCGCCCACGTATTCAACCACATCCTCTACAAGGCGCTTCTGTTCATGACGGCGGGCGTCGTCGTCGCGCGCGTAGACGAGGAGAACCTGAAGTACCTCGGCGGCCTCCGCAGTGCGCTTCCGCTGACCGCACTCGCGTTCACCATCGCCGCCCTCTCCATCAGCGGCTTCCCCGGCTTCAACGGCTTCGTCAGCAAGGGGATGATAACCGCCGCCGCCCACGACGAGCACTTAGACGGCGTCTACTACATCCTGCTCGCGGCGGGCGTCGGCACGTTCATGTCGTTCATCAAGTTCGGCTACTACGCGTTCTTCCGCGGCACCGAGCGCAACTGGACCACCGTCGAACGCGCCGCGAACGGACAGGTCGTCGCGATGCTGGGCGTCGCGGGCCTCTGCGTCCTCTTCGGGCTCTACCCCGACGCCCTGTTCACCATCCTCCCCGGCGACGCCCACGATGCGCACCCGTTCACGCCGGGTCACATCGGCGAGGGCCTCGTCCTCGCCCTCCTCGGCGTCGTCGGCTTCGCCCTCCTGAAGAAGCCGCTCTCGAAGATAGGCGGCGCGGTGCCGGACGTGGACTCGCTTCTGAACCCGGCGGCGTTCTACGGCACGCGGACGCTCGTCCGCGGCGTCACCGACCTCTTCGCCGCCGTGGACCGCGTCGTCGCGGGCGGGTCCTACGCCGTCGCCGGCGCGGTGTCGAACCCCTACCCGGTGCTCCGGCGCACCGCCTCGGCGTTCTCCCGCGACGGCGCCGACGACATCGGCCCCGGTTCCCTCCGGGCGACCATCGCCACGAGCATCCTGCTCGTCGTGTTGGTGTTGGCCGCGGCGCTCGTCGGCCTCCTCGGCTGA
- a CDS encoding cation:proton antiporter yields MTESLRPMAAVLAAAVGIVAIVASRRRPNVREGFTVASALSTFALVASMVPGVLDGTVYVTDLGTFVPGVEFVLRADPLGTIFALLASFLWIITSFYSVGYMRGLDEHAQTRYFAAFAGSVSAAVGIAFASNLVVLYVFYELLTVATYPLVTHDQTEEARRAGRKYLLYTFGGGVAVLAGTALVFWSTGTVDFASGGIAALANADPVVARTAFALLTAGFGVKAALMPVHSWLPDAMVAPTPVSGLLHAVAVVKSGVFGISRVVLDVYGPQTVSDLGVGLPLAAVAAFTILTASIMALRQDNLKRRLAYSTVSQLSYIVLGLGLLKPAALIGGLLHIPAHAFMKLTLFFCAGAIHVETHTDDISDMAGIGRRMPVTMAAFAVASLGMAGLPLVSGFVSKWYLLIGSIDAGHVVFAFVLLLSGLLNIAYFWPIVYQAFFQTPDDADAKPVIESPFGGHSHAGSPSAAKADGGEPSDARRASSERRSDGGKPKGTTDDADDSQYAVDRYPSDHVRDDADDPDVHGQGATEEAHGAHDDHHHGGPPEGGWERRGLGKESTWFMLGPITTAAAGAIALGIAPYAMVFLALIERVVAGATGVTF; encoded by the coding sequence ATGACTGAGTCACTGAGACCGATGGCCGCGGTGTTGGCCGCCGCCGTCGGCATCGTCGCAATCGTCGCATCGCGCCGCAGACCGAACGTCCGCGAGGGCTTCACCGTCGCCTCGGCGCTCTCGACGTTCGCCCTCGTCGCCAGCATGGTGCCGGGCGTCCTCGACGGCACGGTGTACGTCACCGACCTCGGGACGTTCGTCCCCGGCGTGGAGTTCGTCCTCCGGGCGGACCCGCTGGGAACTATCTTCGCGCTGCTTGCGAGTTTCCTCTGGATAATCACCAGTTTCTACAGCGTCGGCTACATGCGCGGACTGGACGAACACGCCCAGACGCGCTACTTCGCCGCCTTCGCCGGCAGCGTCAGCGCCGCCGTCGGCATCGCGTTCGCGTCGAACCTCGTCGTCCTCTACGTGTTCTACGAACTGCTGACGGTGGCGACGTACCCGCTCGTCACCCACGACCAGACCGAGGAGGCGCGCCGCGCCGGCCGGAAGTACCTCCTGTACACGTTCGGCGGCGGCGTCGCCGTCCTCGCGGGGACGGCGCTCGTCTTCTGGTCCACCGGCACGGTGGACTTCGCGTCGGGCGGCATCGCCGCGCTCGCGAACGCCGACCCGGTGGTCGCCCGCACCGCGTTCGCGCTTCTGACGGCCGGGTTCGGCGTGAAAGCCGCGCTCATGCCCGTCCACTCGTGGCTCCCGGACGCGATGGTCGCGCCGACGCCCGTCTCGGGCCTGCTCCACGCGGTGGCCGTCGTCAAGAGCGGCGTCTTCGGCATCTCTCGGGTCGTCCTCGACGTGTACGGCCCGCAGACGGTGTCTGACCTCGGCGTCGGCCTGCCCCTTGCGGCCGTCGCGGCGTTCACCATCCTGACCGCGAGTATCATGGCGCTCCGACAGGACAACCTGAAGCGCCGCCTCGCGTACTCGACGGTGAGTCAACTGTCGTACATCGTCCTCGGGTTGGGACTGCTCAAGCCCGCGGCGCTTATCGGCGGACTGCTCCACATCCCCGCCCACGCGTTCATGAAGCTCACCCTGTTCTTCTGTGCGGGAGCCATCCACGTCGAGACGCACACCGACGACATCAGCGACATGGCGGGCATCGGACGGCGCATGCCGGTGACGATGGCCGCCTTCGCGGTGGCCAGCCTCGGGATGGCCGGCCTGCCGCTGGTTTCGGGGTTCGTCAGCAAGTGGTACCTCCTCATCGGAAGCATCGACGCCGGACACGTCGTGTTCGCGTTCGTGCTCCTGCTGTCGGGCCTACTGAACATCGCGTACTTCTGGCCCATCGTCTATCAGGCGTTCTTCCAGACGCCCGACGACGCCGACGCCAAACCCGTGATAGAGTCGCCGTTCGGCGGGCACTCGCACGCGGGGTCGCCGTCGGCCGCCAAGGCGGACGGCGGTGAGCCGAGCGACGCGAGGCGAGCCTCGTCGGAGCGTCGCTCCGACGGCGGGAAGCCGAAGGGGACGACGGACGACGCTGACGACTCGCAGTACGCCGTCGACCGCTACCCGAGCGACCACGTCCGCGACGACGCCGACGACCCGGACGTACACGGTCAGGGCGCGACCGAGGAGGCCCACGGCGCACACGACGACCACCACCACGGCGGCCCGCCGGAAGGCGGGTGGGAGCGCCGCGGACTCGGGAAGGAGAGCACGTGGTTCATGCTCGGGCCGATAACCACCGCCGCGGCGGGCGCGATTGCGCTCGGCATCGCGCCGTACGCGATGGTGTTCCTCGCGCTCATCGAACGCGTCGTCGCCGGCGCAACGGGGGTGACGTTCTGA
- a CDS encoding monovalent cation/H+ antiporter subunit D family protein: MTDALVFLVVAPIVAALLPIAFGAFSERAGWAVAAVTAVVQLGLSLVVARRVLTGGRFSYEVGNFQPPMGIELIGDGVSATLLVLIAAVTLGVVAYARRAGPHSNAFYSELLLLTAGVSGVVATGDVFNLYVFIEITGLATYALVASGRSARAAVASLKYLFVGTIGASLYLLGVGYLYVATGTLNMADLAETLPTVGYASPLVLTGFGLIVTGLLVKVALFPLHTWQPGAYAESPDTVSAYISALVSTVAAYALFRIVYAVFTLEFFAAVPAARDILVLLAAISVVAGSALAVMQSEPKRMLAYSSVSQFGLVVAGIAIANETAVFGALIHLVGHAVMKGGLFLTVGVIAAGTGARTLDDFAGLADRAPVASAAFAVLAFSMVGIPPAVGFAGKWNIVLGAVTAGEWIVAAVVVVSTLMTLAYFARFIERIYFADVSEHAADADAAQTVADGGPGAVGRPPVSLGMRVVVVAAAVTAVLLGFVASDLVDIFRPVLEVYFA, from the coding sequence ATGACTGACGCGCTCGTCTTCCTCGTCGTCGCGCCGATAGTCGCGGCCCTGCTGCCGATAGCGTTCGGCGCGTTCTCCGAGCGCGCGGGGTGGGCCGTCGCCGCCGTCACCGCCGTCGTCCAACTCGGCCTGTCGCTCGTCGTCGCGCGGCGCGTCCTGACGGGCGGGCGGTTCAGCTACGAAGTCGGCAACTTCCAGCCGCCGATGGGTATCGAACTAATCGGGGACGGCGTCTCCGCGACGCTCTTAGTCCTCATCGCGGCGGTGACCCTCGGCGTCGTCGCCTACGCGCGCCGCGCCGGGCCGCACTCGAACGCGTTCTACAGCGAACTGCTGTTGCTCACGGCGGGCGTCTCCGGCGTCGTCGCCACCGGCGACGTGTTCAACCTGTACGTCTTCATCGAAATCACGGGGCTGGCCACCTACGCCCTCGTCGCCAGCGGTCGGTCGGCGCGGGCGGCGGTGGCGAGCCTGAAGTACCTGTTCGTCGGCACCATCGGCGCGTCGCTGTACCTGCTCGGCGTCGGCTACCTGTACGTCGCCACGGGGACGCTGAACATGGCCGACTTGGCCGAGACGCTCCCGACAGTCGGGTACGCGTCGCCGCTCGTGTTGACCGGGTTCGGCCTGATAGTGACCGGGCTGTTGGTGAAGGTGGCGCTGTTCCCCCTTCACACGTGGCAGCCGGGGGCGTACGCGGAGTCGCCCGACACGGTCAGCGCGTACATCTCGGCGCTCGTCTCCACCGTCGCCGCGTACGCGCTGTTCCGCATCGTCTACGCGGTGTTCACGCTGGAGTTCTTCGCGGCGGTCCCCGCCGCGCGCGACATCCTCGTCCTCCTCGCGGCGATCAGCGTCGTCGCGGGGTCGGCGCTCGCGGTGATGCAGTCCGAGCCCAAGCGGATGCTGGCGTACTCGTCGGTGTCGCAGTTCGGCCTCGTCGTCGCCGGTATCGCCATCGCGAACGAAACCGCCGTCTTCGGCGCGCTCATCCACCTCGTCGGACACGCCGTCATGAAGGGCGGCCTGTTCCTCACGGTGGGCGTCATCGCGGCGGGCACGGGCGCGCGAACGCTCGACGACTTCGCCGGACTCGCGGACCGCGCGCCGGTCGCAAGCGCCGCGTTCGCCGTCCTCGCGTTCTCGATGGTCGGCATCCCGCCGGCCGTCGGCTTCGCGGGCAAGTGGAACATCGTCCTCGGCGCGGTGACGGCGGGCGAGTGGATAGTCGCCGCCGTCGTCGTCGTGAGCACGCTCATGACGCTCGCGTACTTCGCGCGGTTCATCGAGCGAATCTACTTCGCCGACGTGTCCGAGCACGCGGCGGACGCCGACGCGGCCCAGACGGTCGCGGACGGTGGACCCGGAGCAGTCGGTCGTCCGCCCGTCTCCCTCGGGATGCGCGTCGTCGTCGTCGCGGCGGCCGTGACCGCCGTTCTGCTCGGGTTCGTCGCCTCGGACCTCGTCGATATCTTCCGACCGGTGTTGGAGGTGTACTTCGCATGA
- a CDS encoding cation:proton antiporter subunit C — MLDVFVTHYNYLAFVALVGIGLYGVIESTNLVKKVIGMNIFQVGIFLFFVTTGYVDGAAPPVVHGGGHGPYASPLPHVLILTAIVVGVSLTAVALALIVRIYEEYGTLDEEVIKEVRLND, encoded by the coding sequence GTGCTCGACGTCTTCGTCACCCACTACAACTACCTGGCGTTCGTCGCCTTGGTCGGTATCGGCCTGTACGGCGTCATCGAGAGCACCAACCTCGTGAAGAAGGTCATCGGAATGAACATCTTCCAAGTCGGCATCTTCCTGTTTTTCGTCACGACGGGCTACGTGGACGGGGCGGCCCCGCCGGTCGTTCACGGCGGCGGTCACGGCCCCTACGCGAGTCCGCTCCCGCACGTCCTCATCCTCACCGCCATCGTCGTCGGCGTGAGCCTGACGGCGGTTGCGCTCGCGCTCATCGTGCGAATCTACGAGGAGTACGGCACGCTGGACGAAGAGGTCATCAAGGAGGTGCGGCTGAATGACTGA
- a CDS encoding MnhB domain-containing protein, with translation MSDAELQRGTYVESTVIMTTVRVIVPFVFTFGLYVMFHGAESAGGGFQGGAIVASGILMLAFAFGIEPTRGWLSDGFMRSIVAGGGGAFALIGIGAVVSGGAFLDYAAYEIHHGVKYGIELVELGIGAVVSGVIVALFLSLAAGFDASGFDDEAAETDGGEEA, from the coding sequence ATGAGCGACGCAGAGCTACAACGCGGAACGTACGTCGAGAGTACAGTCATCATGACCACCGTCCGCGTCATCGTCCCGTTCGTCTTCACGTTCGGGCTGTACGTCATGTTCCACGGCGCGGAGTCGGCGGGCGGCGGGTTCCAAGGCGGCGCGATAGTCGCGTCGGGAATCCTCATGCTCGCGTTCGCGTTCGGCATCGAACCGACTCGCGGGTGGCTCAGCGACGGGTTCATGCGGTCCATCGTCGCGGGCGGCGGCGGCGCGTTCGCCCTCATCGGCATCGGCGCCGTCGTCTCCGGCGGCGCGTTCCTCGATTACGCCGCCTACGAAATCCACCACGGCGTCAAGTACGGCATCGAACTGGTGGAACTCGGCATCGGAGCCGTCGTCTCGGGCGTCATCGTGGCGCTGTTCTTGAGCCTCGCGGCGGGGTTCGACGCCTCCGGGTTCGACGACGAGGCCGCCGAAACCGACGGGGGTGAGGAGGCGTGA
- a CDS encoding DUF4040 domain-containing protein: protein MTVQLPIYAALLTFVVAAALAATFLRDVLGAIIVFAGFSLGVAIVWALLSAPDVALTEAAVGAGVTTVLFLLTIARTVRPGGDRLFERIGWRSAALVTALMAVLFSTVGSLPRIGDPESPVATSEITAYYLENAYPETGVENVVTAVLAAYRGFDTLGEATVVIAAGVAVLVVLRQEAFV from the coding sequence CTGACCGTGCAACTCCCTATCTACGCCGCGTTGCTCACGTTCGTCGTCGCCGCCGCGCTCGCGGCGACGTTCCTCCGCGACGTGCTCGGGGCCATCATCGTCTTCGCCGGATTCAGCCTCGGCGTCGCCATCGTCTGGGCGCTCCTGAGCGCGCCGGACGTGGCGCTGACCGAAGCCGCGGTCGGCGCGGGCGTGACGACGGTGCTTTTCCTCCTCACCATCGCGCGGACGGTTCGACCCGGCGGCGACAGGCTCTTCGAGCGCATCGGATGGCGCTCGGCGGCCCTCGTCACCGCGCTGATGGCCGTCCTGTTCAGTACGGTCGGTTCGCTCCCGCGCATCGGCGACCCCGAGTCGCCGGTCGCCACCTCCGAAATCACGGCGTACTACCTCGAAAACGCCTACCCCGAAACCGGGGTCGAGAACGTCGTCACGGCGGTGTTGGCGGCCTACCGCGGGTTCGACACCCTCGGCGAGGCGACGGTCGTCATCGCCGCGGGCGTCGCCGTTCTCGTCGTGCTTCGACAGGAGGCGTTCGTATGA
- the mnhG gene encoding monovalent cation/H(+) antiporter subunit G: MALVDYAVVAFVAAGLFFGFVAAVGIIRLPDLYTRAHATSKSDTLGSMLTLGGVALVFGADFTAVKTVFLLLFMFITNPTAAHAIARAAHDQGIEPWTPEEGEN; the protein is encoded by the coding sequence ATGGCGCTCGTCGATTACGCCGTCGTGGCCTTCGTCGCCGCGGGGCTGTTCTTCGGGTTCGTCGCCGCGGTGGGCATCATCCGACTGCCCGACCTCTACACCCGCGCGCACGCGACATCGAAGAGCGACACGCTCGGGTCGATGCTCACCCTCGGCGGAGTCGCGCTCGTCTTCGGAGCCGACTTCACCGCGGTCAAGACCGTGTTCCTGCTGCTTTTCATGTTCATCACGAACCCGACGGCCGCCCACGCCATCGCTCGGGCGGCCCACGACCAAGGTATCGAACCGTGGACGCCCGAGGAGGGGGAGAACTGA
- a CDS encoding cation:proton antiporter encodes MVQSLPVDAVLLGVAAAFVALALVLLYRVVRGPTMQDRVIAVNAIGTNTVVVLALVAAALDRPGYLDIALVYALLNFLMSIAISKFTVERGGVI; translated from the coding sequence ATGGTGCAGTCTCTCCCGGTCGACGCCGTGTTGCTCGGCGTCGCCGCCGCCTTCGTCGCGCTGGCGTTGGTGCTTCTGTACCGCGTGGTTCGCGGCCCGACGATGCAGGACCGCGTCATCGCGGTCAACGCCATCGGCACGAACACGGTGGTCGTGTTGGCCCTCGTCGCCGCCGCGCTCGACCGACCCGGCTACCTCGACATCGCGCTCGTCTACGCGCTGTTGAACTTCCTGATGAGCATCGCCATCTCGAAGTTCACCGTCGAACGCGGGGGTGTCATCTGA
- a CDS encoding monovalent cation/H+ antiporter subunit E — translation MSDASPRILVPAGESMTFRNTVAYAVREARSVAEETGEQATVHFVYPARWQLIDQEEPSAARAEELLDRARVWAETDLDYDEDGRPDEDVPVLVETAVVGQDRYLFSPGDFADVLVEYAHENGLDRVIVDPEYQPGGSAPMLQPFETELARTDLAVEEAPVERRTRRGRLLARASLSKAAATFGAAYVFYLLVGGTFASFDLLTGALTAALAALFFSRVALVESPTLRKTPVRLARACLYVPYLLWEIAKANLSVAYLILHPSLPIDPGMSRFRAAVSGDLPVTTLANSITLTPGTLTVDVGRDGLLVHSLDAGSRDDLAEGALERAVRFLFYGRGAARIPTPTERGSIADEDERGESSD, via the coding sequence ATGTCCGACGCCAGTCCCCGAATCCTCGTTCCGGCCGGCGAGTCGATGACGTTCCGCAACACCGTCGCCTACGCCGTCCGCGAGGCTCGTTCCGTCGCGGAGGAGACCGGGGAGCAGGCGACCGTTCACTTCGTCTACCCGGCGCGCTGGCAACTCATCGACCAAGAGGAGCCGTCGGCCGCGAGAGCCGAGGAGCTCCTCGACCGCGCCCGCGTGTGGGCCGAGACGGACCTCGACTACGACGAGGACGGCCGACCGGACGAGGACGTGCCCGTCCTCGTCGAGACGGCCGTCGTCGGGCAGGACCGCTACCTGTTCAGCCCCGGCGACTTCGCGGACGTACTCGTCGAGTACGCTCACGAGAACGGCCTCGACCGCGTCATCGTCGACCCCGAGTACCAACCGGGCGGGAGCGCGCCGATGCTTCAGCCGTTCGAGACCGAACTCGCGCGGACCGACCTCGCCGTCGAAGAGGCGCCGGTCGAACGCCGGACCCGGCGCGGACGGCTTCTCGCACGCGCATCGCTGTCGAAGGCCGCCGCCACGTTCGGCGCGGCGTACGTCTTCTACCTCCTCGTCGGGGGGACGTTCGCGTCGTTCGACCTCCTGACGGGGGCGCTGACGGCCGCCCTCGCCGCCCTGTTCTTCTCTCGCGTCGCGCTCGTGGAGTCGCCGACGCTCCGCAAGACGCCGGTGAGACTGGCTCGAGCGTGCCTCTACGTTCCGTACCTGTTGTGGGAGATAGCGAAGGCGAACCTGTCGGTCGCGTACCTCATCCTCCACCCGAGTCTCCCCATCGACCCCGGGATGTCCCGCTTCCGGGCGGCCGTCTCGGGGGACCTCCCGGTGACGACGCTGGCCAACAGCATCACCCTCACGCCGGGGACGCTCACCGTGGACGTCGGCCGCGACGGTCTCCTCGTCCACTCGCTCGACGCCGGGTCCCGAGACGACCTCGCGGAGGGGGCGTTAGAGCGCGCCGTGCGCTTCCTCTTCTACGGGCGAGGCGCCGCGCGCATCCCGACGCCGACGGAGCGCGGAAGCATCGCAGACGAGGACGAACGGGGTGAGTCGTCCGACTGA
- a CDS encoding DUF7322 domain-containing protein: MFDDDASDDPDNPYPPGTEGPRVEIPSVEAPSVDAPSLDSAAGDATDSELASLFLLHVILWNAVLLLLSLGAMLIYFRTNWGTGGKLVAAGVMLAVYGVYRLPDGESE; encoded by the coding sequence ATGTTCGACGACGACGCGTCCGACGACCCGGACAATCCGTACCCGCCCGGAACCGAGGGGCCGAGAGTCGAGATTCCGTCCGTGGAGGCGCCCTCCGTGGACGCGCCGTCTCTGGACTCCGCCGCCGGCGACGCGACCGACTCGGAGCTCGCGTCGCTGTTTCTCTTGCACGTGATTCTGTGGAACGCGGTCCTGTTGCTTCTCAGCCTCGGTGCCATGTTGATATACTTCCGCACGAACTGGGGGACCGGCGGCAAGTTGGTCGCCGCCGGTGTCATGTTGGCGGTGTACGGCGTCTACCGTCTTCCCGACGGAGAGTCCGAGTGA
- a CDS encoding ArsR/SmtB family transcription factor, with product MGEESGDVGILDALGDEEARRLLASVNERPRSAKDLATEHDLSLPTVYRRLDLLIDNGLVSSQMFVTDDGAHYKVYEASFRRAVVDLDDGEYGVHLGGDGTCAEPVDADSGDG from the coding sequence ATGGGTGAGGAGAGCGGGGACGTGGGAATCCTCGACGCGTTGGGTGACGAAGAGGCGAGACGACTACTCGCATCGGTGAACGAACGGCCGCGGTCCGCCAAGGACCTCGCGACGGAACACGACCTGTCGTTGCCGACGGTCTACCGTCGTCTCGATCTTCTGATAGACAACGGACTCGTCTCCTCGCAGATGTTCGTCACGGATGACGGCGCCCACTACAAGGTGTACGAGGCGTCGTTTCGGCGGGCGGTCGTCGATTTGGACGACGGCGAGTACGGGGTTCACCTCGGCGGGGACGGGACGTGCGCCGAACCGGTGGACGCAGATTCGGGAGACGGCTGA